A part of Phoenix dactylifera cultivar Barhee BC4 chromosome 2, palm_55x_up_171113_PBpolish2nd_filt_p, whole genome shotgun sequence genomic DNA contains:
- the LOC103711815 gene encoding abscisic acid receptor PYR1-like, translated as MEGGGAEEESSRSAAAEVAKPEMLAGLTVEEQEELRTTIEAHHVYRVEPGQCFSLLAQRIRAPAATVWSVVRRFDRPQIYKHFIRSCAIKGGGDVRVGCLRDVSVISGLPASTSMERLDVLDEDRRVAGFSIIGGEHRLRNYRSVTTVSELGRPGGGIWTVVLESYVVDVPEGNTVDDTRLFADTVVRLNLQKLASVTEAMAAAAAADPEKGK; from the coding sequence atggagggaggaggagCGGAGGAGGAATCTTCGAGATCGGCGGCAGCGGAGGTGGCGAAGCCGGAGATGCTGGCGGGGCTCACGGTGGAGGAGCAGGAGGAACTCCGGACGACGATCGAGGCGCACCACGTGTACCGGGTGGAGCCGGGCCAATGCTTCTCGCTGCTGGCCCAGCGGATCCGCGCCCCGGCCGCCACCGTCTGGTCGGTGGTCCGCCGCTTCGACCGCCCTCAGATCTACAAGCACTTCATCCGGAGCTGCGCCATCAAGGGCGGGGGCGATGTCCGCGTGGGCTGCCTCCGCGATGTCAGCGTCATCTCCGGCCTCCCGGCGAGCACCAGCATGGAGCGGCTCGACGTGCTCGACGAGGACCGCCGGGTCGCCGGGTTCAGCATCATCGGTGGTGAGCACCGCCTCCGGAACTACCGGTCGGTGACGACGGTCTCCGAGCTCGGACGGCCGGGGGGAGGGATCTGGACGGTGGTGCTGGAATCCTATGTCGTGGACGTGCCGGAGGGGAACACCGTAGACGACACCCGGCTCTTCGCCGACACCGTTGTCCGCCTCAACCTACAGAAGCTAGCCTCGGTCACCGAGGCGAtggcggccgccgccgccgccgatcCGGAGAAGGGGAAGTGA